From the genome of Spinacia oleracea cultivar Varoflay chromosome 2, BTI_SOV_V1, whole genome shotgun sequence, one region includes:
- the LOC110791358 gene encoding sorting nexin 1, with amino-acid sequence MQQNQRSSSSGSSQSPRSPKSEQFLSVSVSDPVKLGNGVQSYISYRVFTKTNLPDYQGPEKIVIRRYNDFVWLRDRLFERYKGIFIPPLPEKSAVEKFRFSAEFIEMRRQGLDLFVNRIASHPELRQSDDLRLFLQADEETMERVRAQDLGIFKKKPSDLMQIFKDMQSKVSDVVLGKEKPVEESTPEYEKMKRYIFELEEHLAEAQKHAFRLVKRHRELGQSLSDFGKAVKLLGACEGDSLGKAFAELGTKSEALSIKLQAEAHHLLMNFEEPLKDYVRAVQSIKATIAERATAFKQHCELSETVKLKEINLDKLMLTRSDKYGDAEAEYRELKAASEEATRRFESIVRLMNEEMARFQEQKTEDMGLAFHEFAKGQAHLANTIAEAWRGLLPKLEACS; translated from the exons ATGCAGCAAAATCAGAGAAGCTCGTCATCTGGGTCATCGCAAAGCCCTAGATCTCCAAAATCTGAACAATTTCTGTCAGTTTCAGTCTCTGATCCTGTCAAATTGGGCAATGGCGTCCAATCTTACATCTCTTACAGAGTTTTCACTAAG ACAAATTTACCGGATTATCAAGGGCCTGAAAAAATTGTCATTCGACGATACAACGATTTTGTTTGGTTACGAGATCGGCTTTTTGAGAGATACAAAGGCATCTTTATACCCCCTCTTCCAGAGAAAAGTGCTGTTG AGAAGTTTCGCTTCAGTGCTGAATTCATTGAAATGAGACGTCAAGGATTGGATTTATTTGTTAACCGGATTGCGTCACATCCTGAACTTCGCCAAAGTGATGATCTGAGGTTGTTTTTGCAGGCAGATGAAGAG ACAATGGAGAGAGTGAGGGCTCAAGACCTTGGTATTTTCAAGAAGAAGCCTTCTGATCTAATGCAAATCTTCAAG GACATGCAATCCAAAGTAAGTGATGTTGTTTTAGGCAAGGAGAAGCCTGTTGAAGAATCAACTCCTGAGTATGAGAAGATGAAACGTTATATCTTCGAGCTTGAAGAGCACTTGGCGGAAGCGCAAAAGCATGCCTTTCGCCTTGTTAAGAGGCATAGAG AGCTGGGACAATCATTATCAGATTTTGGAAAGGCAGTCAAGCTCTTGGGTGCCTGTGAGGGAGATTCTCTTGGAAAGGCATTTGCTGAGCTTGGCACAAAGTCAGAAGCATTGTCAATCAAGCTACAAGCAGAG GCCCACCATCTTTTAATGAACTTTGAAGAACCTTTGAAAGATTATGTTCGTGCTGTGCAGTCTATCAAG GCCACTATAGCAGAGAGAGCTACTGCCTTTAAACAACATTGTGAGCTTTCCGAAACCGtgaagctgaaggaaataaatcT AGACAAGCTGATGCTCACAAGGTCAGACAAGTATGGTGATGCTGAGGCTGAATATCGGGAG TTAAAAGCAGCAAGTGAGGAAGCAACTAGAAGGTTTGAGAGCATTGTTCGATTAATGAACGAAGAGATGGCACGCTTTCAAGAACAGAAAACCGAAGATATGGGGTTAGCATTTCATGAATTTGCCAAAGGACAAGCACACTTGGCAAACACCATTGCTGAAGCCTGGAGAGGTTTGCTTCCAAAGCTTGAAGCGTGTTCTTAA
- the LOC110791352 gene encoding uncharacterized protein, with protein sequence MASITGRQLINPQITLQSNKSYFSGHHSISTSFSFNGNHNDIQFPTFYSGQRNMPVAVKSSPGKDGGIAGVDEEGVSLGTMKLPSDTDISRFETLLFQWANSLNQGAQMPLPVPLKVDKIEGGVRLGFVEIDDGKTETKVYIDCQVVRGSNNSGAPVFVATRKGLLKNKVPLGEPRIMKSLLAALKTSVEIARA encoded by the exons ATGGCTTCAATAACTGGTAGACAACTAATCAATCCTCAAATAACATTACAGTCTAACAAATCATACTTTTCAGGTCATCACAGCATTTCAACTTCATTCTCTTTCAATGGGAATCACAATGACATTCAGTTTCCTACGTTTTATTCCGGCCAACGGAATATGCCGGTTGCGGTAAAATCGTCACCTGGAAAAGATGGTGGCATTGCCGGGGTTGACGAAGAGGGTGTATCTCTTGGAACCATGAAGTTGCCTTCAGACACTGATATTTCAAGGTTTGAGACTTTACTCTTTCAG TGGGCTAATAGTCTGAACCAAGGAGCTCAGATGCCACTTCCTGTTCCATTGAAG GTGGATAAGATTGAAGGAGGGGTAAGGCTAGGGTTTGTGGAAATCGACGATGGGAAGACAGAAACTAAAGTGTACATTGATTGTCAAGTAGTTAGAGGAAGCAACAACTCTGGTGCTCCAGTATTTGTAGCAACTAGAAAAGGACTCCTCAAAAACAAGGTGCCTCTTGGTGAGCCTAGAATTATGAAGAGCCTCCTTGCTGCTCTCAAGACATCAGTTGAAATCGCCAGAGCTTGA